The Nocardia sp. NBC_00508 nucleotide sequence AGCGAGCCGGGAGCGCCTGGGATGCCGATCAATTGGCCGCGCGGCTTCTTGCCCAGCTCCGATTCCTTCACGATGGCAGGCTTGGCCGCCTCGCCCGCGGCCAGCCGCGCCGAGGCCAGATTCAGCGCCGGATGCACCACGTCGTCGAGTACCACGTAGACCGCGCCGGAATCCTTGCCGATCAGGATCTTGTTGTCGCCGATCTTGTCCTGCGGGCGCAACAACGCGAGCACGCCGCAGCCGGCCAGTACGACGCAGGCCAAGATCAGGCCCGCGGCGTACGCGCGGGACTGGGAACGCATGGGGTCGTGCAGCATTCGCACGTCCCGGCGCACCAAGGCGTGCTCCATCCGCCGGACCAGAAAGCGATAGCCGCTCACCTGCCAGCGTGTAGTGGGTTTTGAAGGCATTATTCCTCCCCCGAACAGTGCTCGCGTTCGCCGAACACAGTACAGTTCCCGAGGACTCTTGTTCAGCTCGGCCATGACAAACCGGCCGACACCGGGTACATGGGGGGGCGATAATGGCGGAACCGGCAGGCGTGGGACCACGACCGCTGCTCGGGCGCATCTCGATGCGGAACCTGCTGATCGCGCAGATCATCGGGTTGATCGCCGGAGTGATCGCGCTGCTCGCCGGTCTACCCGGGCTCCCAGCGCTCGGCGTGGCGGTGGTCGCGATGTCGATCCCGCTCATCCCGGTCGCCAAACGCACTCTGCTGGACTGGATCGTCACGTGGTGGCGCTATCTCACCCGTCGGGAGTACGAGATCGGCAACACCGTCGACTATCGCGGCACGGACGGGCGTTCACTCGGCCTGTTCTGGGACGGCAGCCGCGTGGTGACGGTCGTCGAGGTGCTGCCCCCGCCCGGCGGCCTGACCAGGATCGCCCGCACCACGGTGCACGCCTCGCACCTGCTTCCGCTGCCGGAACTGGCGAAATGCCTGAACCAGCACGACATCCTGCTCAGCGGCATCGACATCATCAGCCACGGGCACCGCAGCCGCTCCGGCACACCCGCGGGCCAGATCTACGAATCGCTGCTCGGTCCGCTGCCGGCCACCGCACACCGCACGGTGTGGCTGGCGATCAGTTTCGACGCGGTGGCCTGCCCGGAGGCCGCGGCCCGGCGCGGCGGCGGGGCCGAGGGCGCCTCGCGGGCGGTCACCATCGCGACCCAGCGCATCATGCGCACGCTCGAGGACGCCGACTGCAACGCCCGCATCCTGACCGCGCCCGAGATCCGCAAGGCGGTCCTGCAGATCACGGGCGGCTACGACCCGCGGTCCCTGGAACACCGGTGGCGCTACGCCGAAATCGGCAACAGCGTGAACATCGGCAGCGCCGTCGACCCCAAACGCCTCGGCTCCGACCTGCTCGCCCAGCTGTGGGTGGCGCCGTCGCGCGGCACCACGGTGGCGGTGCGGCTGCGCCCCGGCCGTTCGGCCGAGTCGGTGAGCATCGGCGCCGCATGGCGGCTGACCGCGCGGGAGCTGCCCGAGCGAACCAAGTTGTCGGACATGATCTCGATGAACGGACGCCACCGCGACGGGCTGCTCGCCCACCTGCCGATCGCCATCCCGGACCTGGACGACACCGTGCCGATGATCGAGTACCCCATCGAGGTGATCGACGTGCTGCACCTGCCTTCCTCGGGCTGCGGCCAGCTGATCGGCTCGGACGACGAAGGAAACGGCGTCGCCGTCCGGATCGTCGGCGCGGGTATCTCGACGGTGTACGTCGCGGGCGAGCTGTACCTGGCGCAGCAGTTGGTGTTCCGCGCGCTCGCGGTCGGCGAGCGGATCCTGATCCGCACCGACCGGGCGCAGGCGTGGGAGAACTTGGTGACGACGATCGGCAATCCGGAGCGGCTGACCATCGCGGTCGAAACCCACCAGTCCGACGCGGGATTCACCGCCACGGTGGTGGATGGTGTGCTCGCCCCTGCCCCGCACGCGGGCGTCACCACCATCTACGTGACGGGTGATCCGATGGGCTGGCCCGCGACCCGTCCCGACCTGGCCCTCCACCAGCCCGGCGCGATCGGCAACCATGTGGTCCTGCGTACCGGCACCGCGCAGGTCGACCTGACGCTGGTGTCGATCCCGCGCGAGGCCACCTACATCGGTCAGCCGCGTGGCCGCCGTACCGTGGCGGCGGCTGGATAGCGGGCTAGCCGGGATACGGGTCGGCGGCGCGGGCAGCCCGCAAAGTGCGTGCCCACCAGGCCAATTGGCGCAGCATTCGCTCGGCGGCGTCGATCGCGGCGCCGTCGCGGGTGTCACCCGCCGCATCGAACCGCTTCTTGGCCTGATGAAAACTGACCGTCTCGCGGACCGAGACCATATGGATCTCGGCGACGACCTGACGCAGCTGCTCCACCGCGCGCAGTCCGCCGGAAAGGCCGCCGTAGGAGACAAAAGCGATGGGCTTGGCGCGCCATTCATGTTTGGCGGTGTCGAACGCGGTCTTCAGCGACGCCGGGTAGCCATGGTTGTATTCGGACGTTACGACGACGAAGGCATCGGCGGCGCGCAGCCGAGCACGGTAGGCCGTGGTCTGCTCGGTCTCGGTGAGGTCGAGCGGCAACGGGGTGTGCGCGAGATCGATGACACCCGTATCGAATTCGGCATGGGC carries:
- the eccE gene encoding type VII secretion protein EccE produces the protein MAEPAGVGPRPLLGRISMRNLLIAQIIGLIAGVIALLAGLPGLPALGVAVVAMSIPLIPVAKRTLLDWIVTWWRYLTRREYEIGNTVDYRGTDGRSLGLFWDGSRVVTVVEVLPPPGGLTRIARTTVHASHLLPLPELAKCLNQHDILLSGIDIISHGHRSRSGTPAGQIYESLLGPLPATAHRTVWLAISFDAVACPEAAARRGGGAEGASRAVTIATQRIMRTLEDADCNARILTAPEIRKAVLQITGGYDPRSLEHRWRYAEIGNSVNIGSAVDPKRLGSDLLAQLWVAPSRGTTVAVRLRPGRSAESVSIGAAWRLTARELPERTKLSDMISMNGRHRDGLLAHLPIAIPDLDDTVPMIEYPIEVIDVLHLPSSGCGQLIGSDDEGNGVAVRIVGAGISTVYVAGELYLAQQLVFRALAVGERILIRTDRAQAWENLVTTIGNPERLTIAVETHQSDAGFTATVVDGVLAPAPHAGVTTIYVTGDPMGWPATRPDLALHQPGAIGNHVVLRTGTAQVDLTLVSIPREATYIGQPRGRRTVAAAG
- a CDS encoding NADPH-dependent FMN reductase produces the protein MDTPLRLEVIVASVRPERFAPVVADWFLRTLRAHAEFDTGVIDLAHTPLPLDLTETEQTTAYRARLRAADAFVVVTSEYNHGYPASLKTAFDTAKHEWRAKPIAFVSYGGLSGGLRAVEQLRQVVAEIHMVSVRETVSFHQAKKRFDAAGDTRDGAAIDAAERMLRQLAWWARTLRAARAADPYPG